A single genomic interval of Megalobrama amblycephala isolate DHTTF-2021 linkage group LG15, ASM1881202v1, whole genome shotgun sequence harbors:
- the LOC125246856 gene encoding uncharacterized protein LOC125246856 isoform X1 yields MYSLGCTMKSTKTKHKLFFTLILALHLMSVQAEASHDDDVRILIVGIRGDSRFSAADILSGRTDGGQEDREIVKTPVITDEGRRMMLVTGPNLCEEDTARQSFTTALFLSSPGPHAVLMVLNLEDEESEQCDVVKRAQELLGAEVLQYCIVLLHQERFTGASRGIAGEMIDACGGRFHMIRDSKPDQTAALVAEIDKLVWLNGDGFYSVLRQELKTEEMSEDVHEEIQLLSVIYDASGGAAGIVGWILFISLTAVVVYTEGRDKILILGAKFAALVLFMVFLRHVLSPDVAVPINLALMTSLASIFIKDGRVIEDFKFSRSSSSSNRNIIGDFICIILIYIILIYVAFMSLPFLLGSSLVLGTLISIRSWSDVLIACHAAPGVTVGAYAFIFQHEKISRDSPVFVLGSFLCCIIGATLSMGFVTVFALLDVKMTIMLLISGLTMAYWHLKSETLENVIGLSVLTLFFSCGCVLIGSVFLILGLMMSFLKVITQSLVSSFLFYVALFLGSLIVIRRRNSNNNTR; encoded by the exons ATGTACTCTTTAGGTTGTACGATGAAGTCAACCAAGACAAAACACAAGTTGTTTTTTACACTGATTCTGGCACTTCACCTCATGTCTGTACAAGCTGAAG CTTCTCATGATGATGACGTGAGAATCCTGATTGTGGGAATCCGAGGTGACTCCAGATTCAGCGCTGCAGATATTCTGTCAGGAAGGACAGACGGTGGACAGGAGGACAGAGAGATTGTAAAGACTCCAGTAATTACAGACGAGGGTCGTAGAATGATGCTGGTCACTGGACCAAACCTCTGTGAGGAGGACACAGCGAGACAGAGCTTCACAACAGCGCTGTTCCTCTCGTCTCCTGGACCTCACGCCGTTTTAATGGTCCTGAATCTGGAAGATGAAGAATCAGAACAGTGTGATGTTGTGAAACGAGCCCAGGAGCTGCTGGGAGCAGAAGTTCTGCAGTACTGCATTGTTCTTCTGCACCAGGAACGTTTCACAGGAGCGTCCAGAGGGATCGCTGGAGAAATGATCGACGCATGTGGAGGCAGATTTCACATGATAAGAGACTCTAAACCTGATCAAACAGCAGCTCTCGTAGCGGAAATAGACAAGCTAGTTTGGCTCAATGGAGACGGATTTTATTCAGTATTGAGACAAGAGTTAAAAACAGAAGAGATGAGTGAAGATGTGCATGAAGAGATTCAGCTCTTGTCTGTAATATATGATGCTTCAGGAGGAGCAGCTGGAATCGTAGGATGGATTTTATTCATTTCTCTTACAGCTGTTGTTGTTTACACTGAAGGAAGGGACAAAATCTTGATTTTGGGGGCAAAATTTGCAGCACTTGTATTGTTTATGGTCTTTCTAAGACATGTTCTCAGTCCAGATGTTGCTGTACCGATAAATTTGGCCCTGATGACATCACTAGCATCTATATTTATAAAGGACGGTAGAGTAATCGAAGATTTTAAGTTTAGCAGAAGTAGCAGCAGTTCAAACAGAAATATCATAGGAGATTTCatctgtattattttaatttatataatactTATTTACGTAGCATTTATGTCTTTACCATTTCTTCTGGGTTCATCTCTGGTCTTGGGAACACTTATCAGCATCAGGTCGTGGTCAGATGTGCTCATAGCGTGTCACGCGGCTCCTGGAGTCACAGTCGGGGCTTATGCATTcatatttcaacatgaaaagATTAGTCGTGATTCTCCAGTCTTTGTGCTCGGGTCATTTCTGTGTTGCATCATTGGGGCGACACTCTCAATGGGGTTTGTGACTGTGTTTGCTCTGCTTGATGTGAAGATGACAATAATGCTGCTAATATCAGGACTTACAATGGCATATTGGCATTTAAAGAGTGAAACTTTAGAGAATGTGATTGGTTTATCTGTTCTTACACTGTTTTTTTCATGTGGTTGTGTTCTCATTGGTTCAGTCTTTCTTATTTTAGGGCTGATGATGAGTTTTCTCAAAGTAATTACACAAAGCTTAGTCAGTTCTTTCTTATTTTATGTAGCACTATTTTTAGGATCATTAATAGTAATTCGGAGAagaaacagcaacaacaacaccaGATGA
- the LOC125246862 gene encoding GTPase IMAP family member 9-like — protein sequence MKLNWTEPKWLFTLILAFHITSIQVEASHDDDDVRILIVGIRGDSRFSAADILSGRTDGGQEDREIVKTPVITDEGRRMMLVTGPNLCEEDTARQSFTTALFLSSPGPHAVLMVLNLEDEESEQCDVVKRAQELLGAEVLQYCIVLLHQERFTGASRGIAGEMIDACGGRFHMIRDSET from the exons ATGAAACTAAACTGGACAGAACCAAAATGGCTCTTCACACTGATTCTTGCATTTCACATCACATCTATACAGGTTGAAG CTtctcatgatgatgatgatgtgagAATCCTGATTGTGGGAATCCGAGGTGACTCCAGATTCAGCGCTGCAGATATTCTGTCAGGAAGGACAGACGGTGGACAGGAGGACAGAGAGATTGTAAAGACTCCAGTAATTACAGACGAGGGTCGTAGAATGATGCTGGTCACTGGACCAAACCTCTGTGAGGAGGACACAGCGAGACAGAGCTTCACAACAGCACTGTTCCTCTCGTCTCCTGGACCTCACGCCGTTTTAATGGTCCTGAATCTGGAAGATGAAGAATCAGAACAGTGTGATGTTGTGAAACGAGCCCAGGAGCTGCTGGGAGCAGAAGTTCTGCAGTACTGCATTGTTCTTCTGCACCAGGAACGTTTCACAGGAGCGTCCAGAGGGATCGCTGGAGAAATGATCGACGCATGTGGAGGCAGATTTCACATGATAAGAGACTCTGAAACCTGA
- the LOC125246859 gene encoding uncharacterized protein LOC125246859, whose protein sequence is MKLTKTKPNWLLTLILTFHIISAQIEASHGDDDVRILIVGIRGDSRFSAADILSGRTDGGQEDREIVKTPVITDEGRRMMLVTGPNLCEEDTARQSFTTALFLSSPGPHVVLMVLNLEDEESEQCDVVKRAQELLGAEVLQYCIVLLHQERFTGASRGIAGEMIDACGGRFHMIRDSEPDQTAALVAEIDKLVWLNGDGFYSVLRQELKTEEMSEDVHEEIQLLSVIYDALGGAAGIIAWIFLVSLTVLGVYIEGGNKILIFRAAFTLPTLFMIYLRHFLSPDVAVPLNLALMTSLAAVFTIEPILINKFNTSRDTSNSSKYIGAAAILSFPFLQGSALVLGTLISIRSWSDVLIACHTAPGVTVGAYAFIFQHEKISDESLVFVLGSFLFCAVGATLSMGFVTVFALLGMNMTIMLLISGLTMAYWHLKSETLHNVIGLSVLTLFFSCGCVLIGSVFLILGLMMSFLKVLIESLVSSYLFYVALLLIVMWRRQTASVQVTNRH, encoded by the exons ATGAAATTAACCAAGACAAAACCAAACTGGCTCCTTACACTGATTCTGACATTTCACATCATATCTGCACAAATAGAAG CTTCTCATGGTGATGATGACGTGAGAATCCTGATTGTGGGAATCCGAGGTGACTCCAGATTCAGCGCTGCAGATATTCTGTCAGGAAGGACAGACGGTGGACAGGAGGACAGAGAGATTGTAAAGACTCCAGTAATTACAGACGAGGGTCGTAGAATGATGCTGGTCACTGGACCAAACCTCTGTGAGGAGGACACAGCGAGACAGAGCTTCACAACAGCGCTGTTCCTCTCGTCTCCTGGACCTCACGTCGTTTTAATGGTCCTGAATCTGGAAGATGAAGAATCAGAACAGTGTGATGTTGTGAAACGAGCCCAGGAGCTGCTGGGAGCAGAAGTTCTGCAGTACTGCATTGTTCTTCTGCACCAGGAACGTTTCACAGGAGCGTCCAGAGGGATCGCTGGAGAAATGATCGACGCATGTGGAGGCAGATTTCACATGATAAGAGACTCTGAACCTGATCAAACAGCAGCTCTCGTAGCGGAAATAGACAAGCTAGTTTGGCTCAATGGAGACGGATTTTACTCAGTATTGAGACAAGAGTTAAAAACAGAAGAGATGAGTGAAGATGTGCATGAAGAGATTCAACTCTTGTCTGTAATATATGATGCTTTAGGAGGAGCAGCTGGAATTATAGCATGGATTTTCCTCGTTTCACTTACCGTACTTGGTGTTTACATTGAAGGAGGGAACAAAATCTTGATTTTCAGGGCAGCATTTACTTTACCTACATTGTTTATGATCTATCTAAGACATTTTCTGAGTCCAGATGTTGCTGTACCGCTAAATTTGGCCCTGATGACATCACTAGCAGCTGTATTTACAATAGAGCCCATACTAATCAATAAATTTAACACAAGTCGAGACACATCAAACTCATCAAAATATATTGGTGCAGCAGCAATACTAAGTTTCCCATTTCTTCAGGGTTCAGCTCTAGTTTTGGGAACACTTATCAGCATCAGGTCGTGGTCAGATGTGCTCATAGCGTGTCACACGGCTCCTGGAGTCACAGTCGGGGCTTATGCATTcatatttcaacatgaaaagATTAGTGATGAATCTCTAGTCTTTGTGCTTGGGTCATTTCTGTTTTGCGCCGTTGGGGCGACACTCTCAATGGGGTTTGTGACTGTGTTTGCTTTGCTTGGTATGAATATGACAATAATGCTGCTAATATCAGGACTTACAATGGCATATTGGCATTTAAAGAGTGAAACTCTACATAATGTGATCGGTTTATCTGTTCTTACACTGTTTTTTTCATGTGGTTGTGTTCTCATTGGTTCAGTCTTTCTTATTTTAGGGCTGATGATGAGTTTTCTTAAAGTACTTATAGAAAGCTTGGTCAGTTCTTATTTGTTTTATGTTGCATTACTGTTAATAGTAATGTGGAGAAGGCAGACTGCATCAGTTCAAGTCACAAACAGACACTAA
- the LOC125246856 gene encoding uncharacterized protein LOC125246856 isoform X3 has product MMVSASHDDDVRILIVGIRGDSRFSAADILSGRTDGGQEDREIVKTPVITDEGRRMMLVTGPNLCEEDTARQSFTTALFLSSPGPHAVLMVLNLEDEESEQCDVVKRAQELLGAEVLQYCIVLLHQERFTGASRGIAGEMIDACGGRFHMIRDSKPDQTAALVAEIDKLVWLNGDGFYSVLRQELKTEEMSEDVHEEIQLLSVIYDASGGAAGIVGWILFISLTAVVVYTEGRDKILILGAKFAALVLFMVFLRHVLSPDVAVPINLALMTSLASIFIKDGRVIEDFKFSRSSSSSNRNIIGDFICIILIYIILIYVAFMSLPFLLGSSLVLGTLISIRSWSDVLIACHAAPGVTVGAYAFIFQHEKISRDSPVFVLGSFLCCIIGATLSMGFVTVFALLDVKMTIMLLISGLTMAYWHLKSETLENVIGLSVLTLFFSCGCVLIGSVFLILGLMMSFLKVITQSLVSSFLFYVALFLGSLIVIRRRNSNNNTR; this is encoded by the coding sequence atgatGGTTTCAGCTTCTCATGATGATGACGTGAGAATCCTGATTGTGGGAATCCGAGGTGACTCCAGATTCAGCGCTGCAGATATTCTGTCAGGAAGGACAGACGGTGGACAGGAGGACAGAGAGATTGTAAAGACTCCAGTAATTACAGACGAGGGTCGTAGAATGATGCTGGTCACTGGACCAAACCTCTGTGAGGAGGACACAGCGAGACAGAGCTTCACAACAGCGCTGTTCCTCTCGTCTCCTGGACCTCACGCCGTTTTAATGGTCCTGAATCTGGAAGATGAAGAATCAGAACAGTGTGATGTTGTGAAACGAGCCCAGGAGCTGCTGGGAGCAGAAGTTCTGCAGTACTGCATTGTTCTTCTGCACCAGGAACGTTTCACAGGAGCGTCCAGAGGGATCGCTGGAGAAATGATCGACGCATGTGGAGGCAGATTTCACATGATAAGAGACTCTAAACCTGATCAAACAGCAGCTCTCGTAGCGGAAATAGACAAGCTAGTTTGGCTCAATGGAGACGGATTTTATTCAGTATTGAGACAAGAGTTAAAAACAGAAGAGATGAGTGAAGATGTGCATGAAGAGATTCAGCTCTTGTCTGTAATATATGATGCTTCAGGAGGAGCAGCTGGAATCGTAGGATGGATTTTATTCATTTCTCTTACAGCTGTTGTTGTTTACACTGAAGGAAGGGACAAAATCTTGATTTTGGGGGCAAAATTTGCAGCACTTGTATTGTTTATGGTCTTTCTAAGACATGTTCTCAGTCCAGATGTTGCTGTACCGATAAATTTGGCCCTGATGACATCACTAGCATCTATATTTATAAAGGACGGTAGAGTAATCGAAGATTTTAAGTTTAGCAGAAGTAGCAGCAGTTCAAACAGAAATATCATAGGAGATTTCatctgtattattttaatttatataatactTATTTACGTAGCATTTATGTCTTTACCATTTCTTCTGGGTTCATCTCTGGTCTTGGGAACACTTATCAGCATCAGGTCGTGGTCAGATGTGCTCATAGCGTGTCACGCGGCTCCTGGAGTCACAGTCGGGGCTTATGCATTcatatttcaacatgaaaagATTAGTCGTGATTCTCCAGTCTTTGTGCTCGGGTCATTTCTGTGTTGCATCATTGGGGCGACACTCTCAATGGGGTTTGTGACTGTGTTTGCTCTGCTTGATGTGAAGATGACAATAATGCTGCTAATATCAGGACTTACAATGGCATATTGGCATTTAAAGAGTGAAACTTTAGAGAATGTGATTGGTTTATCTGTTCTTACACTGTTTTTTTCATGTGGTTGTGTTCTCATTGGTTCAGTCTTTCTTATTTTAGGGCTGATGATGAGTTTTCTCAAAGTAATTACACAAAGCTTAGTCAGTTCTTTCTTATTTTATGTAGCACTATTTTTAGGATCATTAATAGTAATTCGGAGAagaaacagcaacaacaacaccaGATGA
- the LOC125246856 gene encoding uncharacterized protein LOC125246856 isoform X2 — MKSTKTKHKLFFTLILALHLMSVQAEASHDDDVRILIVGIRGDSRFSAADILSGRTDGGQEDREIVKTPVITDEGRRMMLVTGPNLCEEDTARQSFTTALFLSSPGPHAVLMVLNLEDEESEQCDVVKRAQELLGAEVLQYCIVLLHQERFTGASRGIAGEMIDACGGRFHMIRDSKPDQTAALVAEIDKLVWLNGDGFYSVLRQELKTEEMSEDVHEEIQLLSVIYDASGGAAGIVGWILFISLTAVVVYTEGRDKILILGAKFAALVLFMVFLRHVLSPDVAVPINLALMTSLASIFIKDGRVIEDFKFSRSSSSSNRNIIGDFICIILIYIILIYVAFMSLPFLLGSSLVLGTLISIRSWSDVLIACHAAPGVTVGAYAFIFQHEKISRDSPVFVLGSFLCCIIGATLSMGFVTVFALLDVKMTIMLLISGLTMAYWHLKSETLENVIGLSVLTLFFSCGCVLIGSVFLILGLMMSFLKVITQSLVSSFLFYVALFLGSLIVIRRRNSNNNTR, encoded by the exons ATGAAGTCAACCAAGACAAAACACAAGTTGTTTTTTACACTGATTCTGGCACTTCACCTCATGTCTGTACAAGCTGAAG CTTCTCATGATGATGACGTGAGAATCCTGATTGTGGGAATCCGAGGTGACTCCAGATTCAGCGCTGCAGATATTCTGTCAGGAAGGACAGACGGTGGACAGGAGGACAGAGAGATTGTAAAGACTCCAGTAATTACAGACGAGGGTCGTAGAATGATGCTGGTCACTGGACCAAACCTCTGTGAGGAGGACACAGCGAGACAGAGCTTCACAACAGCGCTGTTCCTCTCGTCTCCTGGACCTCACGCCGTTTTAATGGTCCTGAATCTGGAAGATGAAGAATCAGAACAGTGTGATGTTGTGAAACGAGCCCAGGAGCTGCTGGGAGCAGAAGTTCTGCAGTACTGCATTGTTCTTCTGCACCAGGAACGTTTCACAGGAGCGTCCAGAGGGATCGCTGGAGAAATGATCGACGCATGTGGAGGCAGATTTCACATGATAAGAGACTCTAAACCTGATCAAACAGCAGCTCTCGTAGCGGAAATAGACAAGCTAGTTTGGCTCAATGGAGACGGATTTTATTCAGTATTGAGACAAGAGTTAAAAACAGAAGAGATGAGTGAAGATGTGCATGAAGAGATTCAGCTCTTGTCTGTAATATATGATGCTTCAGGAGGAGCAGCTGGAATCGTAGGATGGATTTTATTCATTTCTCTTACAGCTGTTGTTGTTTACACTGAAGGAAGGGACAAAATCTTGATTTTGGGGGCAAAATTTGCAGCACTTGTATTGTTTATGGTCTTTCTAAGACATGTTCTCAGTCCAGATGTTGCTGTACCGATAAATTTGGCCCTGATGACATCACTAGCATCTATATTTATAAAGGACGGTAGAGTAATCGAAGATTTTAAGTTTAGCAGAAGTAGCAGCAGTTCAAACAGAAATATCATAGGAGATTTCatctgtattattttaatttatataatactTATTTACGTAGCATTTATGTCTTTACCATTTCTTCTGGGTTCATCTCTGGTCTTGGGAACACTTATCAGCATCAGGTCGTGGTCAGATGTGCTCATAGCGTGTCACGCGGCTCCTGGAGTCACAGTCGGGGCTTATGCATTcatatttcaacatgaaaagATTAGTCGTGATTCTCCAGTCTTTGTGCTCGGGTCATTTCTGTGTTGCATCATTGGGGCGACACTCTCAATGGGGTTTGTGACTGTGTTTGCTCTGCTTGATGTGAAGATGACAATAATGCTGCTAATATCAGGACTTACAATGGCATATTGGCATTTAAAGAGTGAAACTTTAGAGAATGTGATTGGTTTATCTGTTCTTACACTGTTTTTTTCATGTGGTTGTGTTCTCATTGGTTCAGTCTTTCTTATTTTAGGGCTGATGATGAGTTTTCTCAAAGTAATTACACAAAGCTTAGTCAGTTCTTTCTTATTTTATGTAGCACTATTTTTAGGATCATTAATAGTAATTCGGAGAagaaacagcaacaacaacaccaGATGA